The sequence CCAGCTGTACCCGACAGACAACGCCTTTACCCGTGAAACTTTGGAACGCTTCGATGCTGGTACCTGACATCACGATGtctgcttgctcgtcgacagctgTGATGCCGGTCTCGAGTTGACTTGCCGCCCACGAGGCGATGGCGCGTGCAAGCGGATGCTCGGAACGCGtttcagcagcaccgatgATGCGAATCACTTGACGACGCGAAAGACCGCCAACGGCGATGTTGTCGAGACCACCTTCCTCTCCATTGGGCCATATCACCTGGCTTAAGGTGAGCTTTCCAACCGTAAGCGTGCCTGTCTTGTCAAAGAGCATGCGACGGATGGTGGTTGAAGCTTCGAGCGGTCCTCCGCCTTTGATAAGAATGCCGTTCTGCGCCCCCACGCCAGTACCGACCATGACTGCTGTCGGTGTCGAGAGACCCAACGCGCACGGACATGCAACAACGATGACGCTGATGCAGAGCTTGAGACAGACCATGAACTTGGTCACGCCTTGCTGGTTGAAGATGGATGGGAGCATGTGGCCCGAAAGCAGATGTGCAATCACCATCCATGCAACAAACGTGAGTGCTCCAAGGCCCACCACTGTCGGTACAAAGTAGCCTGCGACTCGATCCGCAAATGCTTGGATGGGTGCTTTGGATGTCTGCGCCTCGTcaacgagcttgacgatctGAGCCAGACTCGTATCTTTTCCGGCGCGCTGGACTAAAAAGTCAAAGGTTCCTGTGCCGTTGACCGTACCACCAatgacgctgctgcctctcaGCTTGTGGATAGGAACAGCTTCGCCAGTGACCATAGACTCGTCCACAGTCGACTCGCCACGCACAATGACACCGTCGGCGACAATCCTCTCTCCTGGCACCACTTTGACGTAGTCGCCACGTTGGACAAGTTCCGATGCCACCTTCTTCTCAATCTTGCCCTCGGCGCCATCTGTATAGATGGTAGCCGAGGTAGGCGTGAGGCCGATGAGGCGTGAGAGAGCCTCGCTTGTTTTTCCTTTGGCTGTGTTTTCCAGAAATCGGCCGAACGAGACGAAGGTGAAGAGCATCGTGGTCGTGTCGAAGAATGTGGCCGGTTTTGTGCACTGGCCTGGTACCATCATGTCGATCATACCCGAACTACGCGCGACGATTGAGGCCGCCTCCTTGGTCGCAGTTGCAAGTTCATCAACACAGAACAGTCTTGCGATCATGGAAAAGACGCTGAACGTCCACGAAGCGGTAGTaccgatgacgatgaggacgTCCATGGTTGCGCTGCCATGCTTGATTGCTTTCCATGAAGTGCGGTAGAAGCGCAGGCCGATGCCAAATTGTACGGGAATCGTGAGTGCCAAGCATATGAGGTCTTGGAGATAGAAGCCCGAAATCGGCTGCCACCATAGGATGGCGTGTGTGACTGAAAATTTGGGCAGCACCATGGAAAGGAAAAAGACAGGCAGGCCCATCGAAAGCGAGAAGAGGAAAGCCGAGCGCCATTCTGCAATCTCCTTGATCCTTCCGAGCGATGCCAGCTGTGTTGAGTTGCGATCGTCACTTACGACCGCATCGAAGCCGAGGTCTTCGATGTGTTCGATCAGATCACGAATACCAAGTTTACTAGGGTCGTAGACGATCGCCGCTTTCTCGGTTGACAGTGATACCGATATTGACCTTATCCCGTCGATTTTGGCTGTTTCGCGTTcgatggtggaagagcaagacgcaCATGTCATACCGTAGACACTGAGTTGTACCGTATCAAGCCGCGGTACGGGGTCGGAGGAAGCCTCCTTGGAAGCGAAACCGGCATCTGGTCGCTCTGTGCGGAGGACCTCGAGGAAGGTCGCATCGAAGCCGGTGTCCTCGATCTCCTCAgccaccttgtcgagcgacCATATGGAATCGTCAAAGGTGATAGTTGCTTTCTCGGCCAACAGAGCGACAGAGATGGACTCGATGCCCGGCTGCGAACGTATCATTCTTTCAATGGTTTCGACGCACGCACCGCATGTCATTCCTCCGATCTGAAATGTCGCTGTTACTTTTGCACCCATGGGTGGCGAAGTTGAGCCGGAAGCCTGAGGTTCCTCGAGGAGTGGGGCTGTTGGCGACATTTTTTTTGATGAAAGTACAGGTCGTGAATGCGAAGCTTGCGAGAAGTGGTGGCGGCAACTAGAATGcgcagctgagctgagcgcCTGTAATGTGATTTCAAAGGGAGCGAGATCAGAAGCGGTATTGCGACGGGAACAGGGCGAATTCCATTCCGAAGTCGGTCTCGATGGAATGCTGTTACTATGCTGCTGTAGGAGCTGTCAGCGCCTTTCCGTCGGCTGATCCGAGTGTCGCTCGATCACGTCGGTCGAGCGGTCCGGACGTGCTACCTGTATTTCGAAGAACACCAGCGCCGTTCTGTTGGGCCGAGACTATATGCTGTATGCTCGCTTgagatgctgatgatgtGAATGCAACCGAGGAGCAGTATTGTAACACTCGGGACGGTGCAGGTTGAAAGTGAGATTCTCGTGACTTGGTCTCTACCTCGAATGATGCCGGTGCTCGCACATACTGTATCTGATAGTAAACTTTAGTCACTGTGAGTGTCTCTGATATGTATATTTACTCGGCTCTAATCTCCGAGAAAGCCCTTCTTgaccaagtcacgagttcgAAGAAACCTTGCCGAAAATAccgccaatcgtgaatcacgaatgcagccACAAGCACACGGCCACAGGCACACGCCAGCTGATGGTCTCTGTTAGGCTCCGgaacacgaatcgtgaatgtggtgTGAAAATACACGCATACGACGCGacaagccacgagccacgCATAGGAGATATATATTTAAAATCGAAATGTTGTTACTCCCAACGACGTAACACCTCAAACTCTCCCACATACCACAACATCTGTGATTCACCAAATCGTTAGTGACATGAATCTTCGGCGAGCTAATTCGAGAAGATTAGTGCGGGTCACGATCAAATTGTTTGGTGCGGTTGTAGAGAGCATCTCCGCTTGTGGAGGCGGGAAGTTTCGCCCAGGCGTGGGAAATTTTTGTCTCGGCGTCCTGAACATAACAAAATTTGAAGGTCGTCTGTTTCTCATCTCAGATCACCAGAGTCACACGTGTAGGAAGCCGTGCGTCGGCTTACCTCGCCTTCTGCCAAATTACAGTAAAAGCCCATGTGCGGGTCGTGGCCCAATCACAGATCTCGCCGTGTTAAGCGCACTGCTGTTCAGCTTAGCTTGGTCGGGAGACTCGTTGGCATGGGCTCCCAATCACTTGTTCTGCACCAGAATTGCCAAGCGATTTTGCACAGAGTTTAGAAAGCAGACACGCGCGGCAGAAGGTTCGCCGCTGTAACGGCACTTTAGGGTGCGAAACATACAGTTCATTTTAAAGAGCGACGTTGGAAATCTAGGAACAGCGCCCGCCCGTACCTGCGGGCCCGTCTGGCTTCGAATCTTTGTTCTGTGCTTCTTCAACGAGGGTTTGGGCAAGAATGCTATGGCATGGTCCCGGTCAAGTTACCGTCTATGGAACTATGCCGTTGCCACGTGGTTATCCGGACAACAGACAACGAATGAAAGCCAGAGAGAGGCAGACACGAAACGTTTCGTAAAGATCGAACTTGGATCAGTCTCGAACATGCaacgatcacgaatcgtgaatctcgacagtcacgagggTTCACGGTTTTGCGCGATATCTGTTATATTTCTTCTAGGTAAGAATCACTGAAGCTCCACCTTGACTGCCGACTGCTCGCAACGGATATCGATCTCGTGCGAACAACAAAATCCGAAGAAAAATTCTCAAAGAGATCCTCCACATTCCATGTtgcgtgcttcgtgcttcgtgctcgtggctcTCACGCCAAGACTGTTAGACTGCATGTCGCACCCTTCCCAGTCTGGGCATTGGGTTTCCGACATGACCCCGAAGCGCGACCGAATCCTGTGTCAAGACGCTTGACAACGGTTTCGTTTGCACCGAAACCAGGAAGAGCTTCAGGTAAAAGTTATGAGCAAGACGTTTCTGGCATCATCTGGTCGCCATCGGCAACATGGTAACGCGGTGCTGAAGCCAAAAGAAAGGCATGCGCTGCATGAAAACAAAGTAAACCCGACGGTTGAATTTGCCGCGTGTCTCCCTTCGATCGGAAGTCACTCAAGACGAAGCGGAAAGCATGCCGAGGAGGGTTGCAGCGTACGAAAGCAGCCGCGGCAACTCGGCCCGCAAAGCCGAGGGACAATGGGAAGATACTGTGTACATATTTGGGGTTGTGAGGCGGCAGCAGAAAAAGGTATGCATGGTGATTCTGCCGCATCTGTTGTCTAGGgtatcaatcgtgaatcaaaaGAACGGCaaaacaagaagaagaagaaggagaagaagaaaaaaaaaagttTAGGCAACCAATCTTGGACACGATGACGCTGCCCTGTTGCTGACCTTAGGCTAAGCGTCATAGTATTCACGAAACAATTTTTGGTCCATGCACGAGCTTGGATCAAGGTACGTCCGACCTAGCTCCGGGACTTGTTGCTTGGCCTGCGTATCCCCGGCGATCTTCCCACGGCTTTCTTATTCAatcaagtcgtgagtgactCGTATCTCTTGACGCGAATTTCAGGTCGTCTCATGCCGCAGACCACTCTTATGCCGGCTTCTGTTCCAGTCTGCACTGTGTGCGGCTATTCATGCGATCTCGATACTGATCTTGCGGGTCACACACCATGTGGCTAAATTGCCAAACCCCAGTATGCGAAAAGCTACTTAAACACCTCTGCCTCGTGCTGGATGTTTGTCCAGGCATCCTCATCCTATCACCTTGGTGTTTGTATTCGCCCCAACATCCGCTTCCTGCATcttttcgatctcgagctcttgACCGACCTGGATTCCGCTGTCATTCACTAGCTTCGAACACGTTTGGTCTTCGTCTTTGGCCA comes from Mycosarcoma maydis chromosome 1, whole genome shotgun sequence and encodes:
- a CDS encoding putative P-type ATPase, Cu(2+)-transporting ATPase encodes the protein MSPTAPLLEEPQASGSTSPPMGAKVTATFQIGGMTCGACVETIERMIRSQPGIESISVALLAEKATITFDDSIWSLDKVAEEIEDTGFDATFLEVLRTERPDAGFASKEASSDPVPRLDTVQLSVYGMTCASCSSTIERETAKIDGIRSISVSLSTEKAAIVYDPSKLGIRDLIEHIEDLGFDAVVSDDRNSTQLASLGRIKEIAEWRSAFLFSLSMGLPVFFLSMVLPKFSVTHAILWWQPISGFYLQDLICLALTIPVQFGIGLRFYRTSWKAIKHGSATMDVLIVIGTTASWTFSVFSMIARLFCVDELATATKEAASIVARSSGMIDMMVPGQCTKPATFFDTTTMLFTFVSFGRFLENTAKGKTSEALSRLIGLTPTSATIYTDGAEGKIEKKVASELVQRGDYVKVVPGERIVADGVIVRGESTVDESMVTGEAVPIHKLRGSSVIGGTVNGTGTFDFLVQRAGKDTSLAQIVKLVDEAQTSKAPIQAFADRVAGYFVPTVVGLGALTFVAWMVIAHLLSGHMLPSIFNQQGVTKFMVCLKLCISVIVVACPCALGLSTPTAVMVGTGVGAQNGILIKGGGPLEASTTIRRMLFDKTGTLTVGKLTLSQVIWPNGEEGGLDNIAVGGLSRRQVIRIIGAAETRSEHPLARAIASWAASQLETGITAVDEQADIVMSGTSIEAFQSFTGKGVVCRVQLEETMTLHEVRIGTPEFILSDEKHALDHTEFGSQATEVLSQQQSQGRTAVLASVDGTLAAVLSLSDRLKPEAKQTLGALRRMGIQCSMVTGDAYATARALARELGMDEQNDVYAEMSPIDKQEIILQLRRESRVADLESGETFSPFRANGRSKSGGIAMVGDGINDSPALASADLGIALGTGSDVAIEAASIVLMRSSLLDVAASIHLSRRIFRQIKLNFIWATVYNMIGIPLAMGIFLPWGLSLHPMMAGAAMAFSSVSVVASSLTLKWYKRPAELTLPTEVETPDSIQLQEMLARSDAGALDRVVANLKDVGYQVLGKFESILSKSRLSLGRGSSRRPAQTEGYQQVASDDV